The genome window GCAGATCGAGCTCACCGTGGACGCCGTCGTCGACGCACTGAGCCGGGTGGCCGCAGGCGAGACCGCGCCGACCGGCGATCCCGGCCCCGAGGACTGACGTAGCGTCAGTCCTCAGCGTGGTCGGCGGATTCCGGCACCGTGTGGGCCACTACATCTGCGGCACCGAGCCGGGCGATGGTCTCCACCACGCCGCGGGAGATGTCCTGCGCGCTCAGGCCCACCGCGGCCAGCACTTCGGCTCGGGTGCCGTGGCCGAGGAATTCCGACGGGATGCCGTAGTTGCGCACCGGTGTGTCCACCCCGGCATCGCCGCACGCCTGGGCGATCGCGGTACCGATACCCCCGGCCCGCAGGCCGTCCTCCACGGTCACCAGCAGACGGTGCGCGCCCGCCAGCGCGACCAGTGCCGGGTCGACCGGCTTGACCCACCGTGGGTCCACCACGCTGACCCCGATGCCCTGGTCGGCCAACCTGTCGGCGACCTCCAGACACAACGTGGCGGTGGCACCCACGCTCACCAGCAACACGTCTGACTCCCCGGCGCGGCGCAGCACATCCACCCCGCCGATGCGGTCGACGGCCGGAATGTCCGGGCCCACGTCGCCCTTCGGATACCGCACCACGGTCGGCGCGTCGGGGACGTCGGTCGCCTCACCCAACTGCGCGCGGAACTGCCCGGCGTCGCGCGGCGCAGCGAAGCGCAGGCCGGGCACCAGGTTCAGCATGGACAGATCCCACATGCCGTGGTGGCTGGCGCCGTCGGGTCCGGTCACGCCGGCACTGTTCAGCACGAAGGTGACTCCGCACCGGTGCAGACCGACGTCGAGCAGCACCTGGTCGAAGGCCCGATTGAGGAATGTCGCGTAGACCGCCACCACCGGGTGCAGCCCACCCATGGCCAAGCCGGCCGCGGAGGTGACCGCATGCTGCTCGGCGATGCCGACGTCGAAAACCCGATCCGGGTGCGCGGCGGCGAACGCCTTGAGCCCGACCGGGATCAACATGGCCGCGGTGATCGCGACCACGTCCGGGCGGGTCTGCCCGAACTTCAACATCTCCTCGGCGAACACCGAGGTCCAGGACGTGCCGCCGGAGGCCGGCAGCGGCAGTCCGGTGATCGGATCGAGCACGCCGATGCCGTGGAAGCGGTCCGCCTCGTCGTTCTCCGCCGGCGCGTAACCCTGGCCCTTCGCGGTGATGCAGTGCACGATCACCGGCCCACCGAACTCACGCGCCCGCACCAACGCGGCGCTGACCGCGCCGATGTCGTGCCCGTCGATCG of Sporichthyaceae bacterium contains these proteins:
- the dxs gene encoding 1-deoxy-D-xylulose-5-phosphate synthase, with product GGHLGPNLGAVELTIALHRVFDSPRDTIIWDTGHQAYVHKLLTGRAGGFARLRQAGGLSGYPSRAESEHDVVENSHASTALSYADGLAKARQLMGQPDRRVVAVVGDGALTGGMAWEALNNIAAAEDRPVIIVVNDNERSYAPTIGGLARHLATLRTMPNYERFLRWGGKRVRHTPVIGGSMFNALHGFKKGVKDMVAPQGMFEDLGLKYLGPIDGHDIGAVSAALVRAREFGGPVIVHCITAKGQGYAPAENDEADRFHGIGVLDPITGLPLPASGGTSWTSVFAEEMLKFGQTRPDVVAITAAMLIPVGLKAFAAAHPDRVFDVGIAEQHAVTSAAGLAMGGLHPVVAVYATFLNRAFDQVLLDVGLHRCGVTFVLNSAGVTGPDGASHHGMWDLSMLNLVPGLRFAAPRDAGQFRAQLGEATDVPDAPTVVRYPKGDVGPDIPAVDRIGGVDVLRRAGESDVLLVSVGATATLCLEVADRLADQGIGVSVVDPRWVKPVDPALVALAGAHRLLVTVEDGLRAGGIGTAIAQACGDAGVDTPVRNYGIPSEFLGHGTRAEVLAAVGLSAQDISRGVVETIARLGAADVVAHTVPESADHAED